A region from the Lolium perenne isolate Kyuss_39 chromosome 4, Kyuss_2.0, whole genome shotgun sequence genome encodes:
- the LOC127294119 gene encoding mitogen-activated protein kinase kinase kinase 3, translating into MPAWWKGKGRTRTKGPDPPCPGGSVPAPAAGTAVRRDSSKNKKASSFDEALIAREGRGKQLQQAVGHPLPRPASLPSPLPSTSASGSTSSGGSSSLGSSAASDEPPDLGFYRLAIDSRKQSLVLEEGRFVANNHQVSEHSRSSEASVSPRKEFQLNTLDLSNDRTNYCRGRKSTEIVFPTRMPSSPPSSRGQHCPASPVHSRAFGQCPGSPTGWQDDSRSSSSAHPLPLPPGTPCSSSRSLHSQWKKGKLLGSGTFGQVYLGFNSEGGQMCAIKEVKVIADDSNSKECLRQLNQEMLLLNQLSHPNIVQYYGSELSTETLSVYLEFVSGGSIHKLLQEYGPLGETVLRNYTAQILSGLAYLHGRKTVHRDIKGANILVDPNGDIKLADFGMAKHISAYTSIKSFKGSPYWMAPEVIMNTNGYSLSVDIWSLGCTILEMATARPPWSQYEGVAAIFKIGNSKDIPDIPDHLSSEAKNFLKLCLQRDPADRPTAAQLIEHPWVKDQASVRSSRSGITRDMFPTSSDGNKTTVKTNVALSSYRSLSPLRDTNLGMRNLPMTAASIPAISTRRISAINASNIRMNMSLPVSPCGSPPRQYKQSNRSCLPSPPHPAYSAGAANYSPINNALYPTRASNYLSDPWLEIPQRKITQTFDSPRRL; encoded by the exons ATGCCGGCGTGGTGGAAGGGCAAGGGCAGGACCAGGACCAAGGGCCCGGACCCGCCGTGCCCCGGCGGCTCTGTCCCGGCGCCCGCGGCCGGGACCGCTGTCCGGAGAGACAGCAGCAAGAACAAGAAGGCCAGCAGCTTCGACGAGGCGCTCATCGCCAGGGAAGGCCGCGGGAAGCAGCTGCAACAGGCGGTCGGGCACCCGCTGCCGCGGCCGGCGTCCCTGCCGTCGCCCCTGCCctccacctccgcgtccgggtccacGTCCAGCGGCGGCAGCTCGTCCCTCGGGTCATCGGcggcctccgacgagccgccggatcTCGGATTCTACAG GCTGGCGATTGATTCTCGGAAACAAAGCCTTGTGCTGGAAGAAGGGCGCTTCGTCGCAAATAACCATCAGGTTTCGGAGCATAGCAGATCATCTGAAGcctctgtttctccaaggaaagaGTTTCAGCTCAACACTTTGGATCTTTCCAATGACCGAACGAACTACTGCCGTGGTCGGAAATCGACAGAGATTGTGTTCCCTACACGGATGCCGAGCTCTCCTCCTAGTTCGAGAGGCCAACACTGTCCAGCCTCGCCTGTGCATTCAAGAGCGTTCGGGCAATGCCCTGGATCCCCTACTGGATGGCAGGATGATTCACGGAGCTCAAGCTCAGCGCACCCGCTTCCTCTTCCTCCAGGAACCCCGTGCTCATCATCTCGTTCCCTTCATTCGCAGTGGAAGAAGGGGAAGTTGTTAGGTAGTGGTACGTTTGGGCAAGTATACCTCGGATTCAACAG TGAAGGCGGCCAAATGTGTGCAATTAAAGAGGTCAAGGTTATTGctgatgattcaaactcaaaagaGTGTCTGAGGCAGCTAAATCAG GAAATGTTGCTTCTGAATCAGCTTTCGCATCCAAATATTGTGCAGTACTACGGCAGCGAACTG TCGACTGAGACACTCTCAGTTTATCTTGAGTTTGTTTCTGGGGGCTCTATACATAAGTTGCTTCAAGAATATGGTCCACTTGGGGAGACAGTCCTCCGGAATTACACTGCGCAGATCCTTTCTGGCCTCGCATACTTGCATGGGCGGAAAACAGTGCACAG AGATATCAAAGGAGCAAATATACTTGTAGATCCTAACGGTGACATTAAACTTGCAGATTTCGGCATGGCCAAGCAT ATATCAGCATACACATCTAtcaaatccttcaaaggaagtcCCTACTGGATGGCTCCAGAG GTTATCATGAATACCAACGGATATAGCCTTTCAGTGGACATTTGGAGCCTTGGCTGCACCATTCTTGAGATGGCAACTGCAAGGCCTCCTTGGAGTCAGTACGAAGGG GTTGCTGCAATATTCAAAATAGGAAACAGCAAAGACATACCTGATATCCCAGATCATCTTTCTTCTGAAGCAAAAAACTTTCTGAAACTCTGCTTGCAGCGTGATCCTGCTGACCGTCCAACTGCTGCTCAATTAATAGAACATCCTTGGGTCAAAGACCAAGCTTCAGTTAGGAGCTCCAGGTCTGGCATTACTAGGGATATGTTTCCAACTTCCAGCGACGGCAACAAAACCACG GTAAAGACAAACGTCGCGTTATCATCCTACAGAAGCTTATCACCTCTGCGGGATACTAATCTCGGGATGAGAAACTTGCCAATGACAGCAGCTTCCATTCCAGCGATATCCACTCGCAGGATTTCTGCTAT CAATGCATCCAATATACGGATGAACATGTCTCTGCCTGTGTCGCCGTGCGGTAGCCCGCCGCGGCAGTACAAGCAATCCAATCGGAGTTGCTTGCCCTCACCTCCTCATCCAGCATATTCAGCGGGAGCAGCCAACTACAGCCCTATCAACAATGCACTTTACCCTACTCGAGCAAGCAACTATCTTTCAGATCCATGGCTCGAAATCCCTCAACGGAAAATAACACAAACATTTGATTCTCCAAGAAGATTATAG
- the LOC127294120 gene encoding uncharacterized protein, with protein MRLLTRCSMECGGKLKSVLRTSVVLRALSPSRSGRRSGARRMHFLPGPASEDEREYAPPPRGWYPAAYGRLLRLAGSLRGVEVADGYLRHAATGSLVTDAHAVDRMEHFEALAGEFAATRRGPPLKATALSSLTKVCDVLGVSAQRRKNVRLTVCPQVTQHHVWRGALEEVLRDLREDMGALDAPSPATQMAEQIASACARFLSDTADAATSSSPSWMRPTPYRKPAPARAKTWQEVLDMFTDLAKFLATDTRLAGHAQKVEAMKEGLYQIHDIIIERSIAFKEARHQDCLVQRNLSKNLGHSSRGLYTLLLFYLYGTVRDIEVNIGRSLSGKDGKNVTVHAVKFLINGDELAVQSGIKQLSRALGVLKFVWEAANTDIVTTEYSGKDFVVKKDNSVKGVLKLQGHLWGLGVEEKAVTYRGNVFHVHQIRLP; from the coding sequence ATGCGGCTGCTcacaaggtgttcgatggaaTGCGGCGGTAAGCTGAAGTCAGTGTTGCGCACGAGTGTGGTCCTCCGCGCGCTCTCGCCGAGCCGGTCTGGTCGGCGCAGCGGCGCAAGACGTATGCATTTCTTGCCCGGTCCGGCCTCGGAGGACGAGCGAGAGTACGCCCCGCCGCCGCGTGGCTGGTACCCGGCCGCCTACGGCAGGCTGCTCCGGCTCGCGGGGTCGCTGCGGGGCGTCGAGGTCGCGGACGGCTACCTGCGGCACGCCGCCACGGGGTCCCTCGTCACCGACGCGCACGCCGTCGACCGGATGGAGCACTTCGAGGCGCTCGCGGGCGAGTTCGCCGCGACCCGGCGCGGGCCGCCGCTCAAGGCGACGGCACTGAGCTCGCTGACCAAGGTGTGCGACGTGCTCGGCGTGTCGGCGCAGCGGAGGAAGAACGTGCGGCTCACCGTGTGCCcgcaggtgacgcagcaccacgtCTGGCGCGGCGCGCTCGAGGAGGTGCTCCGGGACCTCCGGGAAGACATGGGCGCGCTGGATGCCCCGTCCCCGGCGACCCAGATGGCCGAACAGATCGCGTCGGCCTGCGCCAGGTTCTTGTCGGACACCGCCGACGCGGCGACGTCCTCCTCGCCGTCATGGATGCGTCCGACGCCGTACAGGAAGCCCGCGCCGGCACGGGCCAAGACGTGGCAAGAAGTGCTGGACATGTTCACAGACCTGGCAAAGTTCCTCGCGACTGACACGCGGCTGGCCGGACATGCCCAGAAGGTGGAGGCCATGAAGGAGGGGCTGTACCAGATACACGACATCATCATCGAGAGGTCCATCGCCTTCAAGGAGGCGCGCCACCAGGACTGCCTGGTGCAGAGGAACCTGTCCAAGAACCTGGGCCACTCGTCCCGGGGCCTCTACACGCTGCTGCTCTTCTACCTCTACGGCACAGTCCGGGACATCGAGGTGAATATCGGCAGGAGCCTGTCCGGGAAGGATGGCAAGAATGTCACCGTGCACGCAGTGAAATTCCTCATCAATGGGGATGAACTTGCGGTCCAGAGCGGCATCAAGCAGCTGAGCCGCGCTCTCGGTGTCTTAAAGTTTGTTTGGGAGGCGGCAAATACCGACATTGTGACTACCGAGTACAGTGGCAAAGATTTCGTCGTCAAGAAAGACAACAGTGTGAAGGGAGTGTTGAAGCTTCAAGGGCATCTGTGGGGGCTTGGTGTTGAAGAGAAGGCAGTGACATACAGAGGGAATGTGTTCCATGTGCATCAGATACGACTGCCCTGA